One genomic segment of Hordeum vulgare subsp. vulgare chromosome 2H, MorexV3_pseudomolecules_assembly, whole genome shotgun sequence includes these proteins:
- the LOC123430703 gene encoding auxin-responsive protein SAUR71-like: MKKGGLLRCVSTGACRVAPGAVAEMAISPSASGKVPAGHVPVEVGAEGEETERFLVPAELLGRPPIAELLRRAAQEYGYARRGPLRIPCPVAAFRRLLGALAGGDDRGLTPVYYAVVV, encoded by the coding sequence ATGAAGAAGGGGGGGCTGCTGCGGTGCGTGTCGACGGGGGCGTGCAGGGTggcgccgggggcggtggcgGAGATGGCCATCTCGCCGTCGGCGTCGGGGAAGGTGCCGGCGGGGCACGTGCCGGTGGAGGTGGGCGCGGAGGGGGAGGAGACGGAGCGGTTCCTCGTGCCGGCCGAGCTGCTGGGCCGCCCGCCCATCGCCGAGCTGCTCCGACGGGCCGCGCAGGAGTACGGCTACGCGCGCCGCGGCCCGCTCCGCATCCCCTGCCCCGTCGCCGCCTTCCGCCGCCTCCTCGGCGCGCTCGCCGGCGGGGACGACAGGGGCCTCACGCCCGTCTACTACGCCGTCGTCGTCTGA